The following proteins come from a genomic window of Methylorubrum populi:
- a CDS encoding multidrug efflux RND transporter permease subunit, producing the protein MARFFIDRPVFAWVVALFIILGGALSIPLLPVAQYPVIAPPSIALSTAFPGASVESLYTGTTRLIEDELNGAANIMSFESTTDSFGSINITATFEPGTDPALASVEVQNRLKRVEARLPAEVRQNGILVEEASAATLNIITLVSTDGKMDEIGLGDFLMRNVINEIRRIPGVGRATLYSTERSLRVWVDPDKLRGLSLTPGDVTEAIRNQNIQIASGAVGAQPSPVDHAVFSPIIVKGQLSTVDDFGAIVLRANPDGSNVRLRDVARIELGGDAYQFSTRLNGGEAAGISVTLAPDGNALETANAIRAKMEELSQFFPPGLKWDIPYDITPAVKASIKKVMMTLVEAVVLVFIVMFLFLQNIRYTLIPTIVVPIALMGTVMVMLLAGFSVNVLTMFGMVLAIGILVDDAIVVVENVERIMNEEGLPPKEATAKAMEQITGAIIGITLVLVAVFIPMAFFPGSVGIIYRQFSIAMVTSIAFSALLALTLTPALCATLLKPIEKGHGHAKGGFFGWFNRIVDRETARYGRGATWCIKKSGRVMVIYLILVAGTAFAFLRLPEGFLPIEDQGFFTVDIQTPPGASFNRTQGAVRKVEEFLLAQPGVATVTTLNGFSFSGQGPNLSQAFVTLKPWAERDAANSATALVAATNAAMAGYRDAVVDAQEPPPVDNLGNAAGFSFRLQDRAQKGYSALAAAEAQLLAMARQSPILKAVKIEGLPPAPQAELIIDREKAAALGVKFEDINDAIQVNLGSVYTNDFPNLGKMQRVYVQAEQLQRMQATDILNYAVKNSQGTMVPMSSFADLKWSMGPSQIVGFNGYQSVRFTGEPAAGYTSGDAIAEMERLMTRMPKGFGYTWTGQSEQEKKAGSQASLLLALSVLIVFLCLAALYESWAIPVSVLLVIPLGVIGSVAAVYLRGMPNDVYFKIGLITIIGLSAKNAILIVEFARDLWKPGTNIVQATIEAATLRFRPIVMTSLAFIFGVVPLAIATGASSKSQQAIGTGVMGGMISATVLAVFFVPVFFVVVMRLFRRKDVAAGENAEAAPEDTHRAGHGHSVPAE; encoded by the coding sequence ATGGCCCGCTTTTTCATCGACCGGCCGGTTTTCGCCTGGGTGGTCGCCCTGTTCATCATCTTGGGGGGAGCGCTCTCGATCCCGCTGCTGCCGGTCGCGCAGTACCCGGTGATCGCGCCCCCCTCGATCGCCCTCTCGACCGCCTTTCCCGGCGCCTCGGTGGAGAGCCTCTACACGGGCACGACCCGTCTCATCGAGGACGAGCTGAACGGCGCGGCCAATATCATGAGCTTCGAGTCGACCACCGACTCGTTCGGCTCGATCAACATCACGGCGACCTTCGAGCCCGGCACCGATCCGGCGCTCGCCTCGGTCGAGGTGCAGAACCGCCTCAAGCGCGTCGAGGCGCGCCTGCCCGCCGAGGTGCGGCAGAACGGCATCCTCGTCGAGGAGGCGTCGGCCGCCACGCTCAACATCATCACCCTGGTCTCGACCGACGGGAAGATGGACGAGATCGGGCTCGGCGACTTCCTGATGCGCAACGTGATCAACGAGATCCGCCGCATCCCGGGGGTGGGCCGCGCCACCCTCTACTCGACCGAGCGCTCGCTTCGCGTCTGGGTCGATCCGGACAAGCTGCGCGGCCTGTCGCTGACGCCCGGCGACGTGACCGAGGCGATCCGCAACCAGAACATCCAGATCGCCTCCGGCGCCGTCGGCGCTCAGCCGAGCCCGGTCGATCATGCGGTGTTCTCGCCCATCATCGTCAAGGGCCAGCTCAGCACCGTGGACGATTTCGGCGCGATCGTGCTGCGGGCCAACCCCGACGGCTCGAACGTGCGCCTGCGCGACGTGGCCCGGATCGAGCTCGGCGGCGACGCCTACCAGTTCTCCACCCGCCTCAACGGCGGCGAGGCCGCCGGCATCTCGGTGACGCTCGCCCCCGACGGCAACGCGCTCGAGACCGCCAACGCCATCCGCGCCAAGATGGAGGAGCTGTCGCAGTTCTTCCCGCCGGGCCTGAAGTGGGACATTCCCTACGACATCACGCCCGCCGTGAAGGCCTCGATCAAGAAGGTCATGATGACCCTCGTCGAGGCGGTGGTGCTGGTCTTCATCGTGATGTTCCTGTTCCTGCAGAACATCCGCTACACCCTGATCCCCACCATCGTCGTGCCGATCGCCCTGATGGGCACCGTCATGGTGATGCTGCTCGCCGGCTTCTCGGTGAACGTGCTGACGATGTTCGGCATGGTGCTCGCCATCGGCATCCTCGTCGATGACGCCATCGTCGTCGTCGAGAACGTCGAGCGCATCATGAACGAGGAGGGATTGCCGCCCAAGGAGGCGACCGCCAAGGCGATGGAGCAGATCACCGGCGCGATCATCGGCATCACGCTGGTGCTGGTCGCGGTGTTCATCCCGATGGCGTTCTTCCCCGGTTCGGTCGGCATCATCTACCGCCAGTTCTCGATCGCGATGGTGACCTCGATCGCCTTCTCGGCGCTGCTGGCGCTGACCCTGACGCCGGCGCTCTGCGCCACGCTCCTGAAGCCGATCGAGAAGGGCCACGGCCACGCCAAGGGCGGCTTCTTCGGCTGGTTCAACCGGATCGTCGACCGCGAGACCGCCCGCTACGGCCGCGGCGCGACGTGGTGCATCAAGAAGTCGGGGCGGGTGATGGTGATCTACCTGATCCTGGTGGCCGGCACCGCTTTCGCCTTCCTGCGTCTGCCCGAGGGCTTCCTGCCGATCGAGGACCAGGGCTTCTTCACCGTCGACATCCAGACGCCGCCCGGCGCCTCGTTCAACCGGACGCAGGGCGCCGTGCGCAAGGTCGAGGAATTCCTGCTCGCACAGCCGGGCGTCGCCACGGTGACCACGCTCAACGGCTTCTCGTTCTCGGGTCAGGGGCCGAACCTGAGCCAGGCCTTCGTGACCCTGAAGCCGTGGGCCGAGCGCGACGCGGCGAACTCGGCGACCGCCCTCGTGGCTGCCACCAACGCGGCGATGGCGGGCTACCGCGACGCCGTCGTCGATGCCCAGGAGCCGCCGCCTGTGGACAACCTCGGCAACGCGGCGGGCTTCTCCTTCCGCCTGCAGGACCGGGCGCAGAAGGGCTACTCGGCGCTCGCCGCCGCGGAGGCCCAGTTGCTGGCGATGGCCCGGCAGAGCCCGATCCTGAAAGCGGTCAAGATCGAGGGCCTTCCGCCGGCACCCCAGGCCGAGCTGATCATCGACCGCGAGAAGGCGGCTGCGCTCGGTGTGAAGTTCGAGGACATCAACGACGCGATCCAGGTCAATCTCGGTTCGGTCTACACCAACGACTTCCCGAACCTCGGCAAGATGCAGCGCGTCTACGTGCAGGCGGAGCAGCTGCAGCGCATGCAGGCGACGGACATCCTCAACTACGCGGTGAAGAACAGCCAGGGCACGATGGTGCCGATGTCCTCCTTCGCCGACCTGAAGTGGAGCATGGGCCCGAGCCAGATCGTCGGCTTCAACGGCTACCAGTCGGTCCGCTTCACCGGCGAGCCGGCCGCCGGCTACACCTCGGGCGATGCCATCGCCGAGATGGAGCGGCTGATGACGCGGATGCCGAAGGGCTTCGGCTACACCTGGACCGGCCAGTCGGAACAGGAGAAGAAGGCGGGCTCCCAGGCCTCGCTGCTGCTGGCCCTGTCGGTGCTGATCGTGTTCCTGTGTCTGGCCGCGCTCTACGAGAGCTGGGCGATCCCGGTCTCGGTGCTGCTCGTCATTCCGCTCGGCGTGATCGGCTCGGTGGCGGCGGTGTACCTGCGCGGCATGCCCAACGACGTCTACTTCAAGATCGGGCTCATCACGATCATCGGTCTGTCGGCCAAGAACGCGATCCTGATCGTGGAGTTCGCGCGCGACCTGTGGAAGCCGGGCACCAACATCGTCCAGGCGACGATCGAGGCAGCGACGCTCCGCTTCCGCCCGATCGTGATGACTTCGCTCGCCTTCATCTTCGGCGTGGTGCCGCTGGCGATCGCCACCGGCGCCTCCTCGAAGAGCCAGCAGGCCATCGGCACCGGCGTGATGGGCGGCATGATCTCGGCGACCGTCCTCGCGGTGTTCTTCGTGCCGGTCTTCTTCGTCGTGGTGATGCGCCTGTTCCGGCGCAAGGACGTGGCCGCGGGCGAGAATGCCGAGGCCGCGCCGGAGGACACCCACAGGGCCGGGCACGGTCACTCGGTGCCGGCGGAGTAG